In Juglans microcarpa x Juglans regia isolate MS1-56 chromosome 4S, Jm3101_v1.0, whole genome shotgun sequence, a single window of DNA contains:
- the LOC121263620 gene encoding tubby-like F-box protein 3, with translation MSWKSFIQDIRGEFGSIPRKGFEVKFGYGMRSRSHLVVQDSLVQAIDALKQSHWSNLPPELLRDVLMRIEASEYTWPPRKNVVACAGVCQSWREMMKEIVKSPEVSGKLTFPISLKQPGPRDSLFQCYIKRNRSRQTYYLYLCLNEASTDDGKFLLAARRCRHPTHTDYIISLYSDDLSKGSSTYVGKLRSNFLGTKFTIYDAQPPHAGVKVTKCRSTRLVDLGQIAPRVPAGNYPIAHISYELNVLGSRGPRKMQCVMDAIPAFPVEPGGVAPTETDFLPSGLDGFPSLPFSRSKSSRTESFQSEHLSDQSEAMLILRNKGPRWHEQLQCWCLNFNGRVTIASVKNFQLVASPENGATGQEYENVILQFGKVGKDVFTMDYQYPISAFQAFAICLSSFDTKIACE, from the exons ATGTCATGGAAGAGTTTTATTCAGGATATTAGGGGTGAGTTTGGGAGCATTCCGAGAAAAGGGTTTGAGGTGAAGTTCGGATATGGGATGAGATCAAGGTCGCACCTGGTAGTCCAGGATAGCTTGGTGCAAGCAATTGACGCTTTGAAGCAGAGCCATTGGTCTAACTTGCCGCCGGAGCTTTTGAGGGATGTACTAATGAGAATAGAGGCCTCTGAGTATACCTGGCCACCCCGAAAAAATGTGGTTGCTTGTGCTGGTGTTTGCCAGAGCTGGAGAGAAATGATGAAAGAAATTGTGAAATCCCCAGAAGTTTCGGGAAAGTTGACATTTCCAATCTCTTTGAAGCAG CCAGGGCCAAGAGACTCCCTCTTTCAATGTTACATCAAACGAAATCGTAGCAGACAAACATATTATCTTTACCTTTGCTTAAATGAAG CTTCAACTGATGATGGCAAGTTCCTTCTTGCTGCACGAAGGTGTCGACACCCTACTCACACAGATTATATTATCTCTTTATATTCTGATGATTTGTCAAAGGGGAGTAGCACCTATGTTGGGAAGTTGAG ATCAAACTTTCTGGGAACCAAATTCACTATCTATGATGCACAACCTCCACATGCTGGAGTGAAAGTGACTAAATGTCGTTCTACCAGGCTAGTTGATTTGGGGCAAATCGCCCCTAGAGTCCCTGCTGGCAACTATCCCATTGCCCATATTTCATATGAGTTGAATGTCTTGGGCTCCAG GGGTCCTAGGAAAATGCAGTGTGTCATGGATGCCATTCCTGCCTTTCCTGTCGAGCCAGGTGGTGTGGCTCCCACAGAGACTGATTTCCTACCGAGTGGTCTGGATGGTTTTccatctctccctttctccaGATCAAAATCAAGCCGCACAGAGAGTTTCCAATCTGAACATTTGTCTGATCAGAGTGAGGCAATGCTAATTTTAAGGAACAAGGGTCCTAGGTGGCATGAACAACTACAATGCTGGTGTCTGAACTTCAATGGACGTGTGACAATTGCTTCAGTTAAGAATTTTCAGCTGGTTGCTTCTCCTGAGAATGGAGCTACTGGGCAAGAGTATGAGAATGTTATTCTCCAGTTTGGCAAAGTGGGGAAGGATGTATTCACCATGGATTATCAATATCCAATCTCGGCTTTCCAGGCATTTGCCATATGTCTCAGCAGCTTTGACACTAAGATCGCTTGTGAATAA
- the LOC121263621 gene encoding uncharacterized protein LOC121263621 isoform X4 — protein MKTMDLNASTLHIKALETLAWSLFRWWRGQLRHHCCRHLDMGLGVPGGPGWGPGPGGPGFGPGPGVFFGGFANGLCSMISSCFYCLCCCWLLQDCFGGPRGPYGPPGCCMLQTLEVARKTA, from the exons ATGAAAACCATGGACCTCAACGCTTCAACG TTGCATATCAAGGCTCTGGAAACTCTTGCTTGGAGTCTCTTTCGGTGGTGGAGGGGGCAGCTGCGGCACCATTGCTGTAGACATCTAGACATGGGACTGGGGGTACCTGGTGGGCCTGGCTGGGGACCTGGCCCTGGGGGACCTGGTTTTGGGCCTGGACCTGGTGTCTTCTTTGGTGGGTTTGCTAATGGTTTATGCAGCATGATATCTTCGTG TTTCTACTGCCTATGCTGTTGTTGGTTGCTACAAGATTGCTTTGGTGGACCCCGTGGACCATATGGCCCTCCCG GATGTTGTATGCTTCAAACATTGGAAGTCGCAAGGAAGACAGCTTGA
- the LOC121263621 gene encoding uncharacterized protein LOC121263621 isoform X1, producing the protein MKTMDLNASTLHIKALETLAWSLFRWWRGQLRHHCCRHLDMGLGVPGGPGWGPGPGGPGFGPGPGVFFGGFANGLCSMISSCFYCLCCCWLLQDCFGGPRGPYGPPEKEKGQTFNFAAGHNSTHAQTHKIMQLQIFARMPMTWRAHETCPSFIQH; encoded by the exons ATGAAAACCATGGACCTCAACGCTTCAACG TTGCATATCAAGGCTCTGGAAACTCTTGCTTGGAGTCTCTTTCGGTGGTGGAGGGGGCAGCTGCGGCACCATTGCTGTAGACATCTAGACATGGGACTGGGGGTACCTGGTGGGCCTGGCTGGGGACCTGGCCCTGGGGGACCTGGTTTTGGGCCTGGACCTGGTGTCTTCTTTGGTGGGTTTGCTAATGGTTTATGCAGCATGATATCTTCGTG TTTCTACTGCCTATGCTGTTGTTGGTTGCTACAAGATTGCTTTGGTGGACCCCGTGGACCATATGGCCCTCCCG aaaaagaaaaaggtcagACTTTTAACTTTGCTGCCGGTCACAACAGTACACACGCACAAACACACAAAATCATGCAGTTGCAGATCTTTGCCCGGATGCCAATGACTTGGAGAGCTCATGAAACATGCCCTTCTTTTATACAGCATTAA
- the LOC121263621 gene encoding uncharacterized protein LOC121263621 isoform X5 translates to MKTMDLNASTLHIKALETLAWSLFRWWRGQLRHHCCRHLDMGLGVPGGPGWGPGPGGPGFGPGPGVFFGGFANGLCSMISSCFYCLCCCWLLQDCFGGPRGPYGPPAGSFLLS, encoded by the exons ATGAAAACCATGGACCTCAACGCTTCAACG TTGCATATCAAGGCTCTGGAAACTCTTGCTTGGAGTCTCTTTCGGTGGTGGAGGGGGCAGCTGCGGCACCATTGCTGTAGACATCTAGACATGGGACTGGGGGTACCTGGTGGGCCTGGCTGGGGACCTGGCCCTGGGGGACCTGGTTTTGGGCCTGGACCTGGTGTCTTCTTTGGTGGGTTTGCTAATGGTTTATGCAGCATGATATCTTCGTG TTTCTACTGCCTATGCTGTTGTTGGTTGCTACAAGATTGCTTTGGTGGACCCCGTGGACCATATGGCCCTCCCG CTGGATCCTTTTTGCTGTCTTAA
- the LOC121263623 gene encoding uncharacterized protein LOC121263623, with the protein MLTATKLSSTTMFRDQDGDIETDEDSGKDSDGGKAASCAGATVESGFGGLRLAGMVGSDDSDGGSATPPGEGNKGLMSGERAGEDTGALGNNAGAAEMVETLVLMFSLDAMANEE; encoded by the coding sequence ATGCTAACCGCCACCAAACTTAGCAGTACAACAATGTTTAGAGACCAGGATGGAGACATAGAAACCGATGAAGATTCCGGCAAAGACTCAGATGGTGGAAAGGCTGCATCATGTGCAGGAGCAACCGTAGAATCTGGGTTTGGAGGGCTCCGGCTGGCAGGGATGGTAGGCAGTGATGACTCAGATGGAGGAAGTGCCACACCCCCAGGAGAAGGAAATAAGGGACTAATGTCTGGGGAAAGAGCTGGAGAGGACACAGGAGCACTTGGCAATAATGCAGGCGCAGCTGAAATGGTTGAAACACTCGTTCTCATGTTTAGTTTAGATGCCATGGCTAATGAAGAATAG
- the LOC121263621 gene encoding uncharacterized protein LOC121263621 isoform X2 codes for MKTMDLNASTALETLAWSLFRWWRGQLRHHCCRHLDMGLGVPGGPGWGPGPGGPGFGPGPGVFFGGFANGLCSMISSCFYCLCCCWLLQDCFGGPRGPYGPPEKEKGQTFNFAAGHNSTHAQTHKIMQLQIFARMPMTWRAHETCPSFIQH; via the exons ATGAAAACCATGGACCTCAACGCTTCAACG GCTCTGGAAACTCTTGCTTGGAGTCTCTTTCGGTGGTGGAGGGGGCAGCTGCGGCACCATTGCTGTAGACATCTAGACATGGGACTGGGGGTACCTGGTGGGCCTGGCTGGGGACCTGGCCCTGGGGGACCTGGTTTTGGGCCTGGACCTGGTGTCTTCTTTGGTGGGTTTGCTAATGGTTTATGCAGCATGATATCTTCGTG TTTCTACTGCCTATGCTGTTGTTGGTTGCTACAAGATTGCTTTGGTGGACCCCGTGGACCATATGGCCCTCCCG aaaaagaaaaaggtcagACTTTTAACTTTGCTGCCGGTCACAACAGTACACACGCACAAACACACAAAATCATGCAGTTGCAGATCTTTGCCCGGATGCCAATGACTTGGAGAGCTCATGAAACATGCCCTTCTTTTATACAGCATTAA
- the LOC121263621 gene encoding uncharacterized protein LOC121263621 isoform X6, giving the protein MKTMDLNASTLHIKALETLAWSLFRWWRGQLRHHCCRHLDMGLGVPGGPGWGPGPGGPGFGPGPGVFFGGFANGLCSMISSCFYCLCCCWLLQDCFGGPRGPYGPPVIHKRS; this is encoded by the exons ATGAAAACCATGGACCTCAACGCTTCAACG TTGCATATCAAGGCTCTGGAAACTCTTGCTTGGAGTCTCTTTCGGTGGTGGAGGGGGCAGCTGCGGCACCATTGCTGTAGACATCTAGACATGGGACTGGGGGTACCTGGTGGGCCTGGCTGGGGACCTGGCCCTGGGGGACCTGGTTTTGGGCCTGGACCTGGTGTCTTCTTTGGTGGGTTTGCTAATGGTTTATGCAGCATGATATCTTCGTG TTTCTACTGCCTATGCTGTTGTTGGTTGCTACAAGATTGCTTTGGTGGACCCCGTGGACCATATGGCCCTCCCG TTATTCACAAGCGATCTTAG
- the LOC121263621 gene encoding uncharacterized protein LOC121263621 isoform X3, which yields MKTMDLNASTLHIKALETLAWSLFRWWRGQLRHHCCRHLDMGLGVPGGPGWGPGPGGPGFGPGPGVFFGGFANGLCSMISSWMLYASNIGSRKEDSLIWTHPWNKKFKIRYCIRLCLANTLILFLGNAFRSVRYLSRLLFLVRWLHMGKF from the exons ATGAAAACCATGGACCTCAACGCTTCAACG TTGCATATCAAGGCTCTGGAAACTCTTGCTTGGAGTCTCTTTCGGTGGTGGAGGGGGCAGCTGCGGCACCATTGCTGTAGACATCTAGACATGGGACTGGGGGTACCTGGTGGGCCTGGCTGGGGACCTGGCCCTGGGGGACCTGGTTTTGGGCCTGGACCTGGTGTCTTCTTTGGTGGGTTTGCTAATGGTTTATGCAGCATGATATCTTCGTG GATGTTGTATGCTTCAAACATTGGAAGTCGCAAGGAAGACAGCTTGATTTGGACTCACCCTTGGAACAAGAAGTTCAAGATCAGATATTGTATAAGGTTATGTCTTGCCAATACCTTAATTCTTTTCCTTGGAAATGCTTTTAGAAGTGTAAGATACCTCTCAAGGTTGCTTTTTTTGGTTCGCTGGCTTCACATGGGAAAATTCTGA